One region of Gossypium raimondii isolate GPD5lz chromosome 6, ASM2569854v1, whole genome shotgun sequence genomic DNA includes:
- the LOC105772127 gene encoding uncharacterized protein LOC105772127 → MVHKDCTSLPRIIKFSRHDHCIFHKYFLKGLTRQDCKICFNEVKLDRGSYSCRKSGCNYVVHVNCVLENKSFYEVIEDEKQCAELEEKSMQSIRVIEVNEAGEAAKIEHLSHQHCLALADKMEEEIDRKCDGCMLPISNIFYYCPECPFFLHKTCAELPRIKQHWFRQSNATPDFNSFKTCDFCSQRCSGFFYEIEEYWDMCIRCAKVADIIECEGHQHFLFFDFKCEEKCNGCRERCQYGTFRCGKCRFALDFGCLTLPHSALHKIDEHKLKLTYRDDKEKSYCDICEQDRDPGLWYYSCSTCDTSAHIEYVLGQFPFLKDGSIMAYHIYNHNYLHDLKFFRKVEGFPECSRCGKFCQEEILKCEKFACNYIVHYKCRYS, encoded by the coding sequence ATGGTCCATAAGGATTGCACTTCACTCCCACGCATCATCAAATTTTCTCGACATGATCACtgcatttttcataaatattttcttaaaggTCTTACAAGGCAAGATTGCAAGATTTGTTTCAATGAAGTAAAACTAGATCGTGGGAGTTACTCTTGTAGGAAGTCAGGTTGCAATTACGTTGTCCATGTGAATTGTGTcttagagaataaaagtttttacGAGGTAATTGAGGATGAAAAGCAATGTGCGgagcttgaagaaaaatctaTGCAGTCCATTCGTGTTATTGAGGTGAATGAAGCTGGGGAAGCTGCAAAGATTGAACATTTGAGTCATCAACATTGCTTGGCGTTAGCAGACAAGATGGAGGaggaaattgatagaaaatgtGATGGGTGCATGCTACCTATctcaaatattttctattattgtcCAGAATGCCccttttttcttcataaaacCTGTGCTGAATTGCCAAGAATCAAGCAACATTGGTTTCGTCAAAGCAATGCCACCCCCGATTTCAACAGCTTTAAGACATGTGACTTTTGCAGTCAACGTTGTAGTGGTTTCTTCTACGAAATTGAAGAATATTGGGACATGTGCATAAGGTGTGCTAAAGTTGCTGATATCATTGAATGTGAAGGACACCAGCACTTTCTCTTTTTTGATTTCAAATGCGAAGAGAAATGTAATGGTTGTCGTGAAAGGTGTCAGTATGGTACATTCAGATGTGGAAAGTGCAGATTTGCTTTGGATTTTGGATGCTTAACATTACCACATTCAGCTCTTCACAAAATTGATGAACACAAGCTAAAGCTTACTTATCGTGATGATAAGGAGAAAAGTTATTGTGATATTTGTGAGCAAGATAGAGATCCAGGCCTTTGGTATTATTCTTGTTCAACCTGTGATACTTCTGCTCATATCGAATATGTTCTTGGACAATTTCCATTTCTAAAGGATGGGAGCATAATGGCTTATCATATTTATAATCACAATTATCTTCATGatcttaaattttttaggaAGGTCGAGGGCTTCCCTGAATGCTCTCGTTGTGGAAAGTTTTGCCAAGAAGAAATTCTCAAGTGTGAAAAGTTTGCATGCAACTATATTGTCCACTACAAATGCCGTTACAGTTAA